From Oncorhynchus clarkii lewisi isolate Uvic-CL-2024 chromosome 26, UVic_Ocla_1.0, whole genome shotgun sequence, the proteins below share one genomic window:
- the LOC139385261 gene encoding G2/mitotic-specific cyclin-B2-like: MSLEVGSALRNADNPTLMGKANVAGAGRSVLGELSNFPNACKAVPFKKTVPAKASTKQSMNQQDQPAAVWPKVPQPEVYANVSMKEEELCQAFSEALLAVEDIDEGDSDLPQLCSEYIKDIYGYLQRLETQQSVRAKYMSGYEINGRMRALLIDWLIQVHSRFQLLQETLYLTVAILDRFLQVQTIGRKKLQLVGVTAMLLASKYEEMYSPEIGDFVYITDNAFTKAHIREMEQLILRSLNFELGRPLPLHFLRRASKAGNADVEKHTLAKYLMELTLLDYDMVHYHPSEIAAAALCLSQLLLDELNWTPTQEHYSTYNENHLKPIMEHIAKNIVSVNEGRTKLQAVKNKYSSSRLMRISLIPQLKSTFVNYMALLP; encoded by the exons ATGTCATTAGAAGTTGGTTCTGCG TTAAGGAACGCAGACAACCCAACACTAATGGGAAAAGCAAACGTAGCTGGAGCAGGAAGGTCTGTGCTTGGAGAGCTGTCCAACTTTCCCAATGCTTGCAAAGCGGTGCCGTTCAAG aAGACCGTTCCTGCCAAGGCCTCAACCAAACAATCTATGAACCAACAAGACCAGCCAGCAGCTGTTTGGCCTAAAgttcctcagcctgaagtgtatGCTAACGTGTCCATGAAGGAAGAGGAATTGTGCCAGGCGTTCTCAGAAGCTCTGCTTGCTGTAGAAGACATTGATGAAGGGGATTCAGACCTGCCACAACTGTGCTCTGAATATATAAAGGATATCTATGGATATCTGCAGCGCCTTGAG ACCCAGCAGTCTGTTCGGGCCAAGTACATGAGTGGCTATGAGATCAATGGACGCATGCGTGCTCTcctgattgactggctgattcAGGTGCACTCCAGGTTCCAGCTATTGCAGGAGACTCTCTATCTGACGGTGGCCATCCTGGATCGCTTTCTTCAG GTGCAAACTATTGGCCGCAAGAAGCTCCAGCTGGTTGGTGTGACTGCCATGTTGTTGGCATCCAAGTATGAAGAGATGTATTCCCCGGAGATAGGTGATTTTGTTTACATCACAGACAATGCATTCACCAAGGCCCATATTCGGGAGATGGAGCAGCTGATTCTGCGAAGTCTGAACTTTGAGCTTGGACGGCCTCTACCCCTGCACTTCCTCAGGAGAGCCTCCAAGGCTGGCAAT GCTGACGTTGAGAAGCACACATTAGCCAAGTACCTCATGGAACTGACCCTCCTTGACTATGACATGGTGCACTACCATCCTTCTGAGATTGCTGCTGCTGCCTTGTGCCTCTCCCAGCTGCTGCTTGATGAGCTCAACTGG ACTCCAACACAGGAGCACTACTCTACCTATAATGAGAACCACCTCAAGCCAATCATGGAGCACATTGCCAAAAACATAGTTTCTGTCAATGAAGGGCGAACAAAGCTTCAG GCTGTCAAGAACAAGTATTCAAGCAGCCGACTTATGAGGATCAGCCTCATCCCTCAGCTGAAGTCTACCTTTGTAAATTACATGGCTCTGCTCCCATAA